A DNA window from Hippea jasoniae contains the following coding sequences:
- a CDS encoding ABC transporter permease, whose translation MKRDLLFYLSVIFIIVVVVAAVFAPYIAPYNPYAIDPNAVLQPPSFHHIFGTDRVGRDVFSRMVFAGRISMEVSLLAVGISTIIGVIYGAVSGYFGGWVDAIMMRFVDIMLTFPVFFLILAVVVVLGPGIFNVMIVIGFTGWMGIARIVRAESLKVREYGFVQASKVLGKSNVYILFKHIIPNAISPVIVYATLGIGSAILTESGLSFLGLGVQPPTASWGSILSEGKDVLQVAWWMSFFPGVVIFLTVISFTILGEKLKKDDRDFR comes from the coding sequence GTGAAAAGGGATTTGTTATTTTATTTAAGCGTTATTTTTATAATTGTGGTTGTGGTTGCGGCTGTTTTTGCTCCCTATATTGCCCCTTACAATCCTTACGCCATAGACCCCAATGCAGTGTTACAGCCACCTTCTTTTCATCATATTTTTGGCACTGACAGAGTTGGCAGGGATGTGTTTTCAAGAATGGTATTTGCGGGTAGGATATCGATGGAGGTGTCTTTGCTTGCAGTTGGTATATCAACAATCATTGGTGTGATTTATGGTGCTGTTAGTGGTTATTTTGGTGGCTGGGTGGATGCTATTATGATGCGTTTTGTTGATATAATGCTTACCTTTCCTGTTTTTTTTCTTATTCTTGCCGTTGTAGTAGTGCTTGGGCCTGGTATCTTCAATGTTATGATAGTTATAGGTTTTACAGGCTGGATGGGCATAGCGCGTATTGTTAGAGCAGAAAGTTTAAAAGTAAGGGAATATGGGTTTGTACAGGCATCAAAGGTTTTGGGAAAAAGCAATGTTTATATCCTGTTTAAACATATTATACCAAATGCTATTTCTCCTGTGATTGTATATGCGACATTGGGAATTGGCTCTGCCATATTAACTGAATCGGGTTTGAGTTTTTTGGGATTGGGTGTTCAGCCGCCCACGGCAAGCTGGGGTAGTATTCTATCAGAGGGCAAGGATGTTTTACAGGTTGCCTGGTGGATGAGTTTTTTTCCGGGTGTTGTGATCTTTTTGACTGTTATATCATTTACGATTTTGGGTGAGAAACTAAAAAAAGATGATAGAGATTTTAGATAG
- the rodA gene encoding rod shape-determining protein RodA, translating into MLFADVVLISFFGILTIATTSKGELFAIRQTVWVVIGVVGYLFVSNLDVRFIKRNGYLFYLFSISLLILVFVNGVLSHGARRWISFGFVHIQPSEFIKLAVILMLAAYFDENPKAEPYGFKDLIYPLFIVFFPIIFILKQPDLGTAIVVLFIALSIVLIAGVKKSLIIRGVLLFLVLLPFMWSNLKPYQKDRIMGFIDPYSAPTTYGYNTIQSEIAIGSGGLFGCGIKSISQTQLSFLPENHTDFIFAVFSREWGLLGDLMLIVLYGFIVYRAFIIAKSAKSDFDQLTAIGVLSFIWISVIFNMGMTMGLLPVVGIPLIFFSYGGSATITAFLAVGLLQAIKFREKL; encoded by the coding sequence ATGCTTTTTGCCGATGTTGTTTTGATTAGCTTTTTTGGAATATTAACCATTGCTACAACCTCAAAGGGTGAACTGTTTGCCATTAGACAGACTGTGTGGGTGGTTATAGGTGTTGTTGGGTATTTATTTGTATCAAACCTTGATGTGAGGTTTATAAAGAGAAACGGATATCTGTTTTATCTGTTTAGCATTTCTTTGCTTATTTTGGTATTTGTAAACGGCGTTTTATCCCACGGTGCAAGGCGGTGGATCAGTTTTGGTTTTGTTCATATACAACCTTCAGAGTTTATAAAACTTGCCGTAATTTTAATGCTTGCAGCTTATTTTGATGAGAATCCCAAAGCCGAACCCTACGGCTTTAAAGACCTTATTTATCCTTTGTTTATAGTTTTTTTTCCAATAATTTTTATTCTAAAACAGCCCGATCTGGGCACAGCCATTGTAGTGTTGTTTATCGCTTTATCAATTGTTCTTATAGCAGGTGTAAAGAAAAGTTTAATTATCAGAGGTGTTTTGCTTTTCTTGGTGCTTTTGCCTTTTATGTGGTCAAATCTTAAACCGTATCAAAAGGATAGAATTATGGGGTTTATAGACCCTTATTCTGCACCAACTACATACGGTTATAACACGATTCAATCAGAGATTGCTATTGGCAGCGGTGGCTTGTTTGGCTGTGGTATCAAGAGTATATCTCAAACACAGTTGAGTTTTTTACCAGAGAACCACACAGATTTTATTTTTGCTGTTTTTAGCCGGGAGTGGGGGCTTTTAGGTGATCTTATGCTTATTGTGTTGTATGGTTTTATCGTTTATAGAGCATTTATCATTGCAAAATCTGCCAAAAGTGATTTTGATCAGTTAACAGCCATAGGGGTTTTATCGTTTATCTGGATCAGTGTAATATTTAATATGGGTATGACTATGGGGTTATTACCCGTTGTTGGTATTCCGCTAATATTTTTTAGCTACGGTGGCTCAGCAACCATTACTGCATTTTTGGCCGTTGGGCTTCTGCAGGCTATTAAATTCAGGGAG